The Dermacentor variabilis isolate Ectoservices unplaced genomic scaffold, ASM5094787v1 scaffold_13, whole genome shotgun sequence region TATATGTCTATATTTGTATCATTATATAAAGAAACTCCTATCCCAATACAGCTTTGGAGTTACAGTTGAGTGAGCCGGACAATTAAATATTCGGGTTTTAAGGGCCAAAAATGCAACATGATTGCGACGAACACCGAAGTGGGCGACTTCGGAAGAAAGCAAGGCGCGACGTACTTTCGTACGCTGCATCAGGTCGCAACACGATGAACTTGCGTCTGGAATGCTTTCACCGAGGATGTTAACCTTGATGCCAATGGTAATATTGACGGTTTTTTCGGCAATGAAGCGCGCTGCTGGGAATCGATAGCAAAGCTCTAACGAACTGCTACGATGTTCATACCGGTAACAGAGGCGCATACGAGTCTGGCGGTGGAAAACTTATCGAGTTGCTGGCCAAGAAGGAAATGGAGAAACTGCACAATGGACAGAAAACGTATTTGTTCCCCGTTATGAAGGTACTCGCCCGAATACTCATCACACGTCCGTGCAGGTGTTCATGAAGGGACCCACGTTGTATTGGAACCCAAATACTACCTCCAATTAAAGTGGACCGAGCCAGTAGAAGAAAGCTTTATCTACCTCAGAGGAGGTCGTAGAGCAAGGTTTTGCAACATAAGTACTAAAGTTTATGCTTGTGTGAAACGCGACTCTTGTCCCCGAAATGTTAAAATTATAACTTCGGTGGTGTTTAAATGCAAAACgtcgatcttattatgaggcacgccgtaatggagcaTTCTGGATTAATTTCTCATCGCGTCGGGTTCACTAATGGGCCCCTGaatcaaagtacacgagcatATTCGTGTTTTGTTACAgtagaaatgcggccactgcggctAGAGCTGAACCCACCACCTGGAACTCAACAGCGCAAAGCAAAAGCCACTGCGCTATCGCGGCGGGTCCCTGGGTTTATGGCTCGCGATGCGCTGCGAATATGAATTACAATAAAGAACCGTATTTCCCCATTTTGTTACACTCacctaaataaataataaaccacAAAACAGCCACAAAGCAGTGAAAATTTAATCAAGAAGATCAGATACATCAGTGCCTTTCTGTGCGTCTACAGAGCACAGTTCAGCCTTCTTATGTCGCTGTTTCCGCGCCAAACTTATCAAAAACTACGTGCCCTTgccaaaaaaatgaaaataacgaAATTCAGTTCAGAAGCACTCGAAGACCACAAATTGACATTTTGTTAGAGGTATTGCGTCAGTAATAAATACACTTGCAACAGGGTAGTTTTTAGAGCTGTATATTATGTGCCATGAAAATACGTCGATTTCTATTGTCTCCCATACAAAACAGACTCGACTCGTTCGCAACAACATTGGAAATATTATACAACACACATCTTCAGTAAGGGAGACACTAATAGCGAGGCTTGAGTCAATGTTACGgttttttatttacttctttgTACCTTCTCCAGTCGGTACATGACCCAGTGTTACCTGAACTACACTGTTACAACGCGCCCGTGTTAATCGTGGAGgaacgtcatcatcattatcaacgcATGGAGACACGGGTGCGCAAGCTGTTCTTTGATTATGGTTATCGGGACAACAAAAGGCACCAGACAGGCTCTACAGTACAGGACGACCGCTTACAGTATATGCCCGAATTATATAATGTAATCGTAACATCTACAATTTTCAGTCTCACCAGCACATCATGAACTGTAGCAAGAAGATTTCGGGGCCTTAGGTATCCGCAATTGTAGCTTCTACAGACAACCCTCGAATATTTTTTGTTGGTGTTGTGCGCGAGCGTTTTGTTGAAAGTAATTAAAGCTGGGATATTGGAAAAGAGATCAGAGGCACAAATTGCGGAAACGAGCACATGTGGACGCTTTCGTTCAACCTGCAAGTTTCAACAGTCGAAAAACGAAGGGGGCAGGAGAGGTGACATGAGGAACGGTTGGTGAGTGACTTCAACACTTAGTTTTCCTTTTCGAACACGCCACTGATGCTTTGAAAGGGCTGGTGTCTTATTCATTTAACCCTCATCGGGCTTCCGCCCCTGCGGAAGGAAAGCAAACACGCGTCTAAGGGCTAAGAAGCAGAACCTCGCACTGAGACATCAAATAGGGGGTACTGGACGCTCGAACAACCGTTCAAACTCTGTACTTTTAACGAATGCGAATTATTTCCGCAATTTTGTGGAAATCTTGGTTCGAATAACCTGTTTCCACCACTCAGAGGCTCTGGTCTTTCAGGCTTTAACGGGCTGCAGTGGACGCATATCTATAGGGTGCGTGCGTTCACGTTCATCATGCACCTTTCTTCTGGTATGTCAAGGAACGCATGATGCTCAAGGGTATAATACGGAGCCCGTTTTCTTATTGTCACGTGTAGGCGTGGTTAACTGCAGGAGCTGAACTAGCGTAGCTTTTTAAGTTTGCTGCGATAGTTTTGTTACAGTTGAGGCATAATTGTGCTATCCAAAGCGATGACAGACGGCTCGCCATCACTTGTGCCGGGCACGCCTCTTTGCACTTTGGCGCCCAGCGATATTTGTGCAACACTCGCCACGTCGATTTGGAGACGTCCGGCTGCTGCTTCTCCAACAGTGAATCCTTGGACTCGTACAACAACTACACCGTCGTGGAGGTCAAACGACTTAAGAGAAAATGCCACAAGACAACTAAGGACGTGAGTGAGCATGGCCCCTAAGGACCACCTACTCGCAAGTTACAATCTTGCGTTTCTGCCTCAAGACAGATTCTCAAGACCTACCTTGGTTAATGTGGCTCTGAAAGGAATTAATGAGGTAGCTTTCAACGCTAAGAAAAACGCAAGCGTTATTTACGATGCCGTCATTGACATCACCGATGAAGAATTCCTAgggcttctgtcttcaacagtgaaggtcatcgaCGAGCTTCAAGCTCCTTTTCGAGGGACACACGACACCTGATCACGTCAAGGTGGGCTATGTGAGACACTCTGTGCATCCTTACGTGCCCTAACCACTTTGATGTCGCAAGTCCCGAAAGCTTGGTCGTGCCAGCGCTGTGTTCATATGCCAGACGGCATGACTTCGCTTCGCAGGCAGCCACGACATGTGTTTATGCATAGTTGGAAAGAAATGAAGTGCTTGACCTACAGCGGACCACACGAGGTAAATTTCAGCGATTGTCCCcaacagaaaaagaagataaTAATATTGAACAAACCGAGCAAGAGAAGTATGTCACACAAAGGTGCGGCAGCGTAAGCGCAGCACCGGAGGAGACTATCGCGTCGTCGACATGAACAAGCTGCTGGTCTAACCGAGATCTCCTTGGCTCTTATCCCGCAGTTCCAGTGGAAGGTATTTGAATCGTGATCGGTGGGCCTCTCCAAGCGTTATTGCTTCAAGCGAGCAGCACAGGCTTGGAATCGAATGCATGGCCACGTCTGCAGCCGCGCACAGGGGCTTGGACTGTGAGCGCCAGGAACGGCAGCGCAACGAAAAATCAACTTCGGGCTCCCTCATCAATCTAATGCTGCGACAAATAACcgacgccctgcagctgctactatCTGTTTTTAACATGCCAGCGGCTCCAAGAGCTGCAAAAATCATGCAAGCTATAGACGTTCCCGTGACTACACCTCAGTAATCTCTACCTCTGTCCACGAATACGTGTGGGTTGCGCTTTGAAGTATGCATGTACGCGGAGAACAGGAACAGTATGCTGTGcagctctcatcatcatcatgttcagCACACAACCGCCTTCCTTGCATTTAACATCCCGCCTCTGTCATTCCGACAAATCCCTTcaccagcgtggagtagcaggttAGAGGAACTTCACTCAGGGCGACCTCTCCATCTTTCTGACATTGAAAATtgcccctttctttctctctattaaATTGTGTAGCATCGGGACGTTCATCCACCCGTGTATTTATTATTTATGGTCAAATAAAGATATTCAACCCTTTCGCGCTTCTCTATTTGTCACCTTAACAACTTCCACGAATGTCTGATACCAACGTTCCAGCATGAAAGGTGAAATAGAATGTCTCTCCGGTGCTGAATGTAGTAGCTTAATAGCTCAAAGCGATAGTTTCAACGCTAATCACTTTAACGTAgatatttcttgtttttcaatatgtgcccaccccttatgtaatttCCCCTTTAGGGACCTCTGAGGCAtactaaataactaaataaataaattattaaataaataaataaataaacaatttgcactgaaaaatacgggcgccagcagaagacgaagagcAATGAGACGGTTGCTGTTGGTGGTGCTCGCGCTCAGCCCGCTCGAATGTTGTCTCTTTCTGCGCATTCATATAAAACGCCAAGCGCATCCAGCCTTAACCGCGTACtatcgaaataaataaattaaagaaataaagaaataactaaataaataaataggtactGCCGTATTTTTTCGTTATTTCCTTTTCTGCCTCacatgtttaatattattcgaaGCAAGTAACGCATGAAAGCGGTGCACTTGAGATGCACTAGTATATATATTAAAATGATGTCAATATACACTGTAAGTAACATTGCCTTTCTGGATTGGCAGCGACATCATTGTCTGATTACCGAGACATCTTGCGCACGGCCGTATTACACCGGCATCAGAGGCGGAGGCAATGATTGAATTCTGCCATGTATTACGTTCCCTGTATCTCGTCTCCTTTATTTCTGGCTTTCTTCTTGATTAGCTTTTTCGTACAGCaacatttcttttcttccttacGAATTAAACTTGAGCAGAAGAGCTTGTCAATTCAAGTACAAAAAAGACGCCACCATGACTCTCGATGAAAGGACCGTACTTGCAAACTACAGCTCCCTCTTCTGCGGCGCgcaaacgtaaaaacatgaacaTCGTTCCGAAAAGCCGGCCGCCACTTTTACACAAGTTAAATGTGTATAGAACTATCGTACCTCTGTGTGGATGTCCGTGACAATAAACACATTCCATTTTCGTATTCATAAGCGTGTTCATAGTGATGCCCATCGCCTGCGTGCGAGGATCACGTGCGAgtaaaagacgaagacgaagcgtCCTTCCGCGTTCGACGCTGCACGAGACGCTGCACGAGAGCAACCAGCCAACCGAGCGAGCACCTCGGACACGATGGCCCCTTCAGCCGCTCTGAACTCCTTCAGGCGTTCCCGGATGCGAAGGCACCCTCACGCAAGACGTCAACGGCGCATTGATGGGGTCCGCCGTTCGGTTTCACTCTGCATCCGACGTCGTGCTGGCGGGGCTGCGCAGCGGGCTTCGACCGACCCGTTATCCCTCCGGCTGCCTGGGCGCCACAAGGACTGCAGCAGGTCTCCTCGCCACGTCTTCCACCGCAAGTGCCGCCATGACGCCATGTCAAGCTGCGTTCTGgggacagcagcagcacctggcAACTGCAGCATCCTACCATGCTTCTGGCTCCGGCACGAAAGGCTGCGCTCCTGCAGAGCCCTGGCAAGTGATGTTTATTCATTCGCTGTGAGTGAATGTAGCTGCCCTGCCATCAATATTATTTCATTAGCACGCTACGTCACGGGATATCTTCATATTCAGTATAGGATGGGCCATTATGCCTTTCTGTCCTTTATCAGTCTGGATTGAAAACCTCCTCACAATATTCATCAGTATGAATGGAACGGTCtcacctgtatttttttttctttattttaatccTAATGTTGGAGTCTTAGCGTAGGTAATAGTAAGTACGTTTTAGAGTTATAAGTTTTACAAATATTAAACCACCAGAAACGTATATTCGAAGAAGTGCCTCCGTGTGCACCCTTGTATCCATCTTTTGTGCGGATATTTTGTTTACGCAGTTGGCGTGGTTCTGCGTTTTTAATAAAGACTGACTAATTGTAGAAACTAAAATTTGATGAGGTATAAGATGCAGTCGTGGGAGCCCTGCAGTAGCCATTCTGTCGCTCTCTAGAGGTCGAGGTCATGTGTTAGGTCCCAGACCAGCGGGGGTTGGGGGTCAAATTCCTATCGGGGTCTGCATTAAAATCGCTCTTGCAAGATGGATTCGGAGCACGGTAAATAATTCCCGGCGATAAAATTATTGCCAGAGTAGTGCGACTCATCATTGAATAGCAGTTCCGACACCTAACTCCCGCCCAACCcacgccgagaaaaaaaaatgacctggcgccctataacgtaaaactattccaatatgtttctattccaatcttgTGACTTCAAGTTTGCGCAACCGCTGACGTAAGCATCACGCGGTGACCCGCAACGCTGCCTCACCAGCCCAATCAAACACTCatacttttctttgctttcgaaatgaataacattgcctacgttgaAGTGTTTCACTTGTAATTGGGTggcaggaggcgaggagcacgctcaagtggacagCGCTTGGATGGGACCGAGCCACAGCACTGAAAGaaataaccagatgaagagggtggggtcggcgtctgcgattggtccgctttctcttgcttagcttgcggtggctggtcgaaaatcgcggcgtcgTGCAACTGAGGGTTAAGAATGCCACTCAAACgaatcctcaacaaagaagagctGGAACAGTGggatcgtaaacgtgccgaaagtgctcaaaaaggttacatggccacgcaagcaGTTTATCATACGCAAAAAAAaaccatgctctctggcaggtgcgagtagccagtgcctgaaggatcggcagcagccatcttttattcctttgggagcgatgcagcctccggctattcggAAGAAAATTCAGACTtattcggcataataatgcatatttaacgcgtacacgttactttgacgcggtgagttcttgcggttttgtgacgccgcgtgacaagCCGGTGAAGAAGGTGCAGCCCGAACACTTTTGACGAATAGCCGAGTGCTAATGGCGAAGAGCCGTCGAATCGGAAgtcacaatttttcttttgttcggtcaaatgatgcataatcagtgcgtacacgtcatatcagatggggagccatcgcggttttcgtgaagtcgcgtgacagacaggtgaagcgtgGGTGGTCCGAAAAAGTGTTTGTACGATCGCGGAGTGCTGATTTCAGAATTGGGTTAGAAAAGTTTCggataattttacgttatagcgcccctgttagCTAACTGAATCATTTAGATGAACGACAAAATAATTTTAAGTGAATGCCTGTTTCATTATGTAGTTGCGCAAACGGACCAAACATAGAATCCGACTTTATGCTGGCGGGGCTACGCAGCGTGCATCGGCCAACCAGTTTTCACTCTGGCTGC contains the following coding sequences:
- the LOC142566850 gene encoding uncharacterized protein LOC142566850, yielding MAPSAALNSFRRSRMRRHPHARRQRRIDGVRRSVSLCIRRRAGGAAQRASTDPLSLRLPGRHKDCSRSPRHVFHRKCRHDAMSSCVLGTAAAPGNCSILPCFWLRHERLRSCRALRASANQFSLWLPGRHKDCSRSAGRVCQRKCHHDAMLGCPLGSAGAAGGNSSILPGFWLRHESPCPCRVMDLWPRCALAKLQTLLDA